The following DNA comes from Nocardia sp. XZ_19_385.
ATGGCCTCGGCGAGGACCCGCATCAGCACCACGACAGCTGCGCACATCAGACCGAATACCAGATAGGTCAGTGCGGTTCCAGGCTCCCAGGTAATGAGAGCCACGAAGACAATCAGGAACGAGATAATCGCCACGAACGCTGCGAGCACCGCAATGAGCGTCAGCGCTACACCGGCCAAACCTCTGACTGCGCGCATTGGCCACCTCCTTGCTACCCGGCCTCCGAACGGAGGCTGTGAGGTGAAGGTAGGCAGGCAGGCCTATCGGCCGCTGAAGAAAATCTTGTCAGTTCGACGGTGCGCAGGTATCGCGCAGCGAGCACGAACCGCACGACGAACCACAGCCGGACTGCACCGGAACCAGGCTCGCGATCGCCTTGTCGGCGGCGATGGCGCCGCCACCGAGGGTGAACAGGGCGACGGCCGCGCTGACCAGGGCGACGATCAGACCGACCACGACACCGGCCTGGGACGCGATCAGACCACCGGCGAACAACAGCGCACCGGCCGCCACCGAGGTGGGCGCGGCAACGCGGTTCGCGATGCGGAAGGTCTCATCGGTGCTGAGGGCGGACTCGGTGTGCACGCCGACGAAGCGGTTGCGGGGCAGCCGGCCGGTCAGTCCGAGCACGCCGGTTGCGATGGCGACGAGGGCCAGCACGAACAGGGCGAGAGCTACGACGAACACCCGGCCAGGGTATCGCACGTCGTCGCCGGACCTGTTTTTCGGTCCTGCGCGCCGCAGGCTCTACCCTGATGGGCATGCAGGACATGCAGGACAACCGTGTCAACGACAGCGATGTACCCGAGCAGCGGTACAGCGCCGATCTCGCGGGCCGCATCGAACGCCGGTGGCAGCAGAACTGGGTGGAGCGCGGCACCTTCCACGCGCCCAACCCGACCGGGCCGCTGTCCGGCGAAACGCCCGCCGACAAGCTGTTCGTCCAGGACATGTTCCCGTACCCGTCGGGCGCGGGCCTGCACGTCGGGCATCCGCTCGGCTACATCGCCACCGACGTGTTCGCGCGCTACCACCGCATGCAGGGCCGCAACGTGCTGCACGCGCTGGGTTACGACGCGTTCGGCCTGCCCGCCGAGCAGTACGCGGTGCAGACCGGCGCGCATCCGCGCGACACCACCATGTCCAACATCTCCACCATGCAGCGGCAGCTGGACCGGCTGGGCCTGGGCCACGACCGCCGGCGCTCGTTCGCGACCACCGACCCCGAGTACTACAAGTGGACGCAGTGGATCTTCCTGCGCATCTACAACGCCTGGTACGACCAGGAAGCCGACCGGGCCCGCCCGATCGCGGAGCTGGAAGCCCAATTCGTCAGTGGCGCACGGCCCGCCCCGGAAGGCCAGGCCTGGGCGAGCATGTCCCCGGCCGAGCGTTCCGCGCTGATCGACTCCTATCGCCTGGTCTACCAAACCGATTCGGTCGTGAACTGGTGCCCGGGCCTGGGCACGGTGCTGTCCAATGAAGAGGTCACCGCCGACGGCCGCAGCGAGCGCGGCAACTTCCCGGTGTTCCGTAAGCGCCTGTGGCAGTGGATGATGCGGATCACCGCCTACTCCGACCGCCTGGTCGACGACCTGGACCTGCTGGACTGGCCGGACAACGTGAAGTCCATGCAGCGCAACTGGATCGGGCGTTCGCGCGGCGCGCAGGTGAAGTTCGATTCGGCGGCCGGTCCGATCGAGGTGTTCACGACTCGCCCCGACACCCTGTTCGGCGCCACCTACATGGTGCTGGCGCCCGAGCACGAACTGGTCGACCGGCTGGTCACCGCCGCCTACCCCGAGGGCACCGACCCGCGCTGGACCAACGCGAGCACAACCCCCGCGGAAGCCGTTGCGGCCTACCGCAAGTCGATCGCGGCCAAGTCGGATCTGGAGCGCCAGGAGAACAAGGATAAGACCGGCGTCTTCCTGGGCGCGTACGCGGTGAATCCCGCCAACGGCGCGCAAGTGCCGGTGTTCATCGCCGACTACGTGCTCAGCGGCTACGGCACCGGCGCCATCATGGCGGTGCCCGGGCACGACCACCGCGACTGGGATTTCGCGACCGCCTTCGGCCTGCCGATCGTGGAGGTCATCGCCGGCGGCGACGTGCACGAGGCGGCGTACTCCGGCGACGGCAAGCTGGTGAATTCCAGCTACCTGGACGGACTTTCGGTCGAGGAAGCCAAGGCGACGATCATCGCCCGGCTGGAAGCCGACGGCCACGGCCAGGGCACCGTGCAGTACAAGCTGCGCGACTGGCTGTTCGCCCGGCAGCGCTACTGGGGCGAGCCGTTCCCGATCGTCTACGACGAGACCGGCGCCGCGCACGCGCTGCCGGAATCCATGCTGCCGGTGGAACTTCCGGAGATGGAGGATTTCGCACCGGTCACCTTCGACGCCGACGACGCGAACTCCGAGCCGTCCCCGCCGCTGGCCAAGGCCACCGACTGGGTCAACGTCGAACTGGATCTGGGCGACGGCCCGAAGATGTACCGGCGCGACACCAATGTCATGCCGAACTGGGCGGGCAGCTCCTGGTACCAGCTGCGCTACACCGACCCGACCAACTCGGAAGCGTTCTGCGCCAAGGAGAACGAGTCGTACTGGGTGGGCCCGCGCCCGGCCGAGCACGGCCCGAACGACCCGGGTGGTGTCGACCTGTACGTCGGCGGCGTCGAGCACGCGGTGCTGCACCTGCTGTACGCGCGGTTCTGGCAGAAAGTGCTGTTCGACCTGGGTGACGTCAGCGGCCGCGAGCCGTACCGGCGCCTGTTCAACCAGGGCTACATCCAGGCCTTCGCCTACACCGACGCCCGCGGCGCCTACGTGCCCGCCGCCGAAGTGACCGAGCGCGACGGCAAGTTCTTCTGGAACGACAACGAGGTGTTCCAGGAGTACGGCAAGATCGGCAAGTCGCTGAAGAACGCCATCTCCCCCGACGAGATGTGCGATCTGTACGGCGCCGACACCTTCCGCTTCTACGAGATGTCGATGGGCCCGCTGGACACCTCACGCCCCTGGGCCACCAAGGACGTCGTCGGCGCGCACCGCTTCCTGCAGCGCGTCTGGCGACTGGTGGTGGACGAGGAGACCGGCGCGATCCGCGTCACCGAGGACGATCCGTCGAACGAGACCGCGCGCCTGCTGCACAAGACGATCGCCGGTGTGGACGAGGATTACGCGGCGCTGCGCGACAACACCGCGGGCGCCAAGCTGATCGAGCTGACCAACCACCTCACCAAGAATTATCCCCAGGGCGCACCCCGCCACGTGGTGGAATCCCTGATCCTGATGCTGGCCCCGCTGTCCCCGCACATCGCCGAGGAACTGTGGGAGCGCCTGGGCCACCCGGAGTCGCTGGCGCACGGCCCCTTCCCGGTCGCCGACCCGGCCATGCTGGTCGACGAGACGGTGGAGTACCCGATCCAGGTCAACGGCAAGGTCCGCAGCCGCATCCAGGTCCCCGCCGACGCCGACAACGCGACCATCGAGGCGGCCGCCCTGGCCGACGAGAAAATCGCGGCCCTGCTCAACGGCGCCGCCCCGCGCAAGCTGATCGTCGTCCCCGGGCGCCTGATCAATATCGTGGCGTAGCGGTTATCACCGGCGCTTCCTGCTCGGAAGCGCCGGTACCGCCCCGCTACGCTTGTTCCAGTACCTCGAAGGGGATCGTCGCTTCGAGGGGCTCATCCAGTAGCAGAACGCGGCGGTGGACGTCGTGTGCCCGGTAGCGACGGCCGGACCAATCGAGTCGGTACTCCTCGATCTCCTCGATCCGCTGTTCCTTTTGGTCCAGCCGGACGATGAGATAGCACGGAATGCCAGCCGTCGCATATTGGATTCGCTTATCGGTGATGTCGACATCAATGGTCGATTCGGAGGTCACTTCGACGACCAGGAGGATGTGGTCGCGCACCGAGTTCAGGTCGTATGGCTCGCAGTCGCGGATCCAGATGTCGGGATAGCGGATGTTCAACTTTCGGTCCGCGGCGGCCGAATCCGCGTCAGCGAACCGAGCGGCTACATCGGAGTCCACCACCAAGCACGGCCCGCCGGGGCGTCGGGCCGCCTCCAGCAATCCCGCCATCCGTCGCACCACTCGGCTGTGCAGGGGACTCTGAGCCATCATCCGCACGACGCGCCCATCGACGATCTCGATGTCACCGAGGCCGTCCGCACGCCCTTCGGCGAACTCCTCGGCTGTCAAACGCAGTTCGGGTTGCTCGTCAGGAGCGCTCATGCCGCCATCATTGCAGGCGCACCCAGACCAGGCTATCCAGGAGTTCATGCCGCCGCCGCTGCGCATCCGCTGCGGCGAGCTCGGACTGAAGCTGCCGCACGACGGCCTCAGTGCTGTAGGTGGCGCTAATTCGGCGGGAGCAGCACGTCGTTCAGGGTGACCATCGACAGGTTGCGTTCCTTGATGATGTCGACGAGCTGGCCGTAGCAGTGGGTGACGGCGGGGGCGTTGGCGTGGCCGATGATGATGGTTTGCGGGTTGAAGTATTTATGGGCGCATTCGATCAGGTAGTCCTCGGTGATGACGCCCGAGTCGGACAGGGAGCCGTACCACATGGTGGGGACGGTGTAGCCGAGGTCGGCGGCGATGCGGTCGACGGTGCCGTTGTGGCGGCCGAACGGGGGGCGGTAGTACGGCGTGCCGTCGGTGCCGAAGTTGTTGTGCAGGTAGGTTTTCGCGGTCTCCAGCTGGTAAGCGACGGTCGAGCCGGAGATGGCCGTGAGGTCGGCGTGGCTCCAGGTGTGGTTGGCCAGCTGGATCTGGCCGGAATCCACCAAGGGGCGCAAGGCAGCTCGGTGGATCGACCACGAGTCGTAGTGCGCGGTAACGAAGAAGGTGAAGCGGGCGCCGGTGTCCTTGGCGAACTGGATGTAGGCGCCGACCACCTCGGGACTGGCGCCGTCGTCCACGGTGAGGGCCAGGCTGGAACCCGGTCCGGGCAGGGCGGTGATGGTCTGCGCCGGGATCGGGGTCTTCGGGCCGCCGGGTGGCGGCGGGAGCCGGGGCGTGGGCGGCAGCGGGTTCGGCAGCTTCGGCACGTCGGCGACCGACCTGGCCTCCAAAGGCTCACCCTCGGCCTTGGTGCAGGCGGTCAGCGCCACCGCCGTGCCGGCGGCGAGCATTGTCAGCAACTGTCGTCTGTCCACGGTTCCACAACCTCGGCTGTAGTCGGCTTACTTCGACCGACGGCACTTTAACCAGCAAAGGTGTCGCGCGGCTGTATCCACGCCGAAATCCGGTCAGCTATAGGGGCGCAGCACGATCTCGGTGGGGTGCGCGTCGCGCGGGGTGTCGAGGGCGTTGCGCACCGTCCACGCCACCGTCTGCGGGGTGAGGAATTCCTCGGGCTGGTACTCGCGGCCCTCGCCCGCGATGATCGCGCGCTGCATATCGGTGTCGATGCGGCCCGGGTGGATCGAGGTCACTCGCAGCTGCGGCTCCTCTAGACGCAGCGCGTCGCCGAAGGCCTTGAGCCCGAACTTGCTCGCCGCGTACGACGCCCAGCCCGCGTTGGCGCGCAAACCGGCACCCGAATTGATCAGCACCACATGGCCGTTCGCCCGGCGCAGCGCGGGCAGCAGCAGCCGGGTCAGCTCGGCGACCGCAATCACATTGGCTTCCAACGTATTCCGCCACTGCTCCACCGATGACTCGGCGATCGTGCCGATATCGGCGACACCGGCGTTGTGAACAAGCACATCAAGACGCTCGATCCGCGAAACCGCTTCGGCCACAGCGGGATAGTCGGTCAGCGACACGGGCCAGCCGGTGGCGTCCGGCAATTCGGCCAGGATCGGCTGCAAGGAATCGGCGGTCCGGGCGCCGAGCAGCAGCTCATAGGCCGGTGCGAGTTCTCTGGCGATGGCGGCGCCGAGCCCGCGGCTGGCGCCGGTGATCAGTGCGGTCGGCTTCGGGAGGCTGGTCACGGCGGTGGTCATGGGGCCCCACCGTAGTAGCTCTGCACAAACCGGGTGGTAACCCGTAGCGCCCGGGACCGGACCGTCGATGCACGCATGTGAGATCAGCCGCACATTTGCCGGTCAGCCGGGGGCCGCAGGACAACTCCGGCCGGGCATATCTGCGCGTGGCACCGCAGAATAGGGGGATGGCTCATCCGGGTTTCACTCCCACCCAGCTCGCGGCCCGCGCCGCCTACCTGCTGCGGGGCAACGACCTGGGCACCATGACCAGCGCCGCGCCCCGCCTCTACCCGCACATGTGGAGCTGGGACGCCGCCTTCGTCGCGGTCGGTCTCGCGCCGCTCAGTGTGGAACGCGCCGTCATCGAGCTCGACACCCTGCTCTCGGCGCAGTGGAAGAACGGGATGATCCCGCACATCGTCTTCGCCAACGGCGTCGACGGCTACTTTCCCGGCCCGGCCCGCTGGGAGTGCCGCAAACTCGCGGCGAACGCGCCCGACGGCCCGGACACCTCCGGCATCACGCAGCCGCCGGTGCACGCCATCGCGGTGCAGCGCATCCTCGATCATTCGCGCCGGCACGGCCGCAGCACCCGCGCGGTCGCCGAGGAATTCCTGAACCGGCGCTGGCCGGATCTGGTGCGCTGGCATCGCTGGCTCGCCCATGCCCGGGACCCGAAGGAGACCGGCCGGATCACGCTGTATCACGGCTGGGAGTCCGGGATGGACAACTCCCCGCGCTGGGATCGGGCCTACGAGAACGTGATTCCGGGTGTGCTGCCGCCATATCAGCGCGCCGACACCGCGATCGTCCCGGACCCCACTCAGCGCCCCAGTGACCGCGAATACGACCGCTACCTGTGGCTGGTCGAGCAGATGCGCCGGGCCGGCTACGACGACTACCAGCTCACCTCGACCATGAGCTTCGCGGTGGAGGACGTGTTCGTCACAGCGATCTTCGCGCTGGCCTGTGAGGTGCTGGCCCATATCGGCGAGGAGTACAAGCAGCCTCTCGCCGACGTGCGCGACCTGCATACCTGGGCCGAACGGTTCCGCGCGGGCGTCGTCGAGACCACCGATGCTCGCACCGGCATGGCCCGTGACTTCGATGTGCGGTTGCAGCGCCCGATCGTCACCGAGACCCTGGCCGTGTTCGCGCCGCTGATCAGCGGCGGTCTCCCCCGCGACGCCGAACGCAGCCTGCTGCGCCTGTTCGAGGGCCCGAGCTACTGCGGCCACCCGGACCTCCGCTACGCGCTGCCCCCGTCGACCTCGCCGGTGTCGAAGGATTTCCGGCCACGCGAATACTGGCGCGGACCGGTGTGGCCGGTGATGAGCTGGCTGTTCTCCTGGGCGTTCGCCCGCCGCGGCTGGGCGGAACGGGCGTTCATGCTGCGCGCCGAGGGCTTGCGCCAGGCCAGCGACGGCAGCTTCGCCGAGTACTACGAGCCGTTCACCGGCGAACCGCTGGGCAGCATGCAGCAGTCGTGGACCGCGGCGTCGGTGCTGGACTGGCTGGGGTAACCCGGAGTTCCACGGCGGTCGGATATTCCGGTCATACACTCCCGCTATGGACAAGCGGTCGAAAAGATTCATCCTGTCCGTGCCCCTGGCGGCAGTGCTCGGCTTCGGGCTGCTGCAAATACCCTCCGCGACCGCGAAACCCCAGGCCGCCCAGGTTTACAGCGGCTATTCGGCCCAACCGGCCGACGAGGCGCCGATCAAATCCGTCACCGCCCGCTGGACCCAGCCGGCCATCTCGTGCAACGCGTTCGCCAGCCTCACCGGCGGGCTGGAAAACATGATCGGCACTGGTTCCGCCCTGATCCAGACACCGGGCATGCTGGCCAACCCGCTGGGCCTGGTTGTCACCCAGTTCGTCCCGCACATGAGTTACTGGGTCGGCCTGGTGGGCGGCGAAGGTCGTGACATGACGTTGATCCAGACCGGCACCTCCGCCGCCTGTGTGCTGGGCGTCGTCGAATACGGGGGCTTCTTCGAGGCGCCCTCGCTGCGGAATCAGAAGTCGCCCGAGGCCTGGACCGATCCGGGGGTCGCACCGGGTGATGTCATGCGGGCCACCGTCACCTGGGACGGCGCCGACAGCTACCGCCTGGTTCTGGAGAACACCACCGCCGGCTGGTCCAAAGAGGACACCATGGAGCTGGCGGGCATCACCCCGCAACTCGCGCTCGCGGTCGGCGAGACGATCCCCTGCAACTCGCCGGATTTCACGCCCGTCGAGTTCACCGAGGTCACCGCCGATGGAAAGCCGTTCGGCGACTACGAGGTTCGCTCCTGGAGCATCAGCCCCTGCACCCCGATCGCGCCGGGCCCGTTGGAAGGCGAATCGTTCACGATCACGCAGCCGGAAGGTGTGGTGAGCGACACCCGCCCGAACGGTAGTTAGAGCAGATAGCTATCGTGGAGCGTCATGGATACCAGGCGCTCCAGGTGGATGGTGTTACTGATCGCGTTGGCGGGCATCCTCACCGCGGCTCCGGCCGCCGCTGCGCCGCAGGGACCGGATGTGTCGTCTTGGCAGCATCCCAACAAGATGTTGATCGACTGGTTCGCGGTCCGGCACGCGGGCTATGAGTTCGCCATGGTCAAGGCGACCGAGGGCCTGCACTACATGAATCCGCATTTCGTCCCCGACAGCGTGATCATGCGGATGGCCGGAGTCGCCCGGGGCACTTACCATTACGCGCGCCCCCAGCTGCCGCCGGAAGCGCAGGCCGTGCTGTATTCGACCGTGGTGCTGGGCCAGAACGGGCCGCTGGACCTGCCGCCCGTGCTCGACCTCGAGGACAGCGGCGGCCTGGCCCCGGACCAGCTGATCGATTGGACGCAGCGCTATCTGAACACGGTGCAGGCCATGACCGGACGGGTGCCGATCATCTACACCTATCCGAACTTCTGGAAAACGGCCATGGCCAACACGAATCAGTTCACCCGGTACCCGCTGTGGATCGCCGACTACCGCGGCAACTCCGAACCCGAGGTGCCCGGCGGGTGGCCTGCCTGGACGTTCTGGCAGACCACCGACAGCGGCACCATCCCGGGCATTCCCGCCCAGGTCGATCTCAACGTATACAGCGGGGCCCAAGGCGATTTCGCGCGCTTCGCCAATATGTGAATCAGACGCCGATGCGGGCGCCGCCCTTCTTCCACACCGCGACCACGGACGAACGCGGCTGGGCGGCGCCACCATCGGGCCAGTGCGACAGCGGGTTCTCCGGGGTGGCGTCGTCGGCCTCGCCCGGATGCTGCACGCACACCATGACCCGCTGCTCGGTGACGATCGGGCCGCAGGTCTCGCCGCCGCGCGGCACTGTCAGGAACTGTTTGGTCTCACCACGATTCGGGCCGTCGAGCACCACCGAGAACAGGCCGTCGTTGGACTTGAGGGCGTTGCCGTCGGTGGAGATCCACAGGTTGCCGTACGGGTCGAAGGCCAGGTTGTCCGGGCAGGAGATCGGGCTGACCTTGGTCTTGTCGAAACCGGCGTAGTAGGTGTCGGCGGCGGCCGGGTCACCGCAGACCAGCAGCAGCGACCAGGTGAACTCGGTGCCGGTGTGCTTGTCGTCGATCTCGAGGATCTGGCCGTTCTTGTTCAGCTTGCGCGGATTCGCCTCGTCCACACCGGCTTTGCCCTCGGCGCCGCGGTTGTCGTTGTTGGTCAGCGCGACATACACCTTGCCGGTGTAGGGATTGGCCTCGAAATCCTCGGGGCGATCCATCTTGGTGGCGCCGACCTTGTCCGCGGCCAGGCGGGTGAACACCGCGACCTCGGCCGCCGACATGCCCTCGACCAGCGACTTGCCCGTGCCGTCGCCGGTCGACTCCAGCAGCGGAATCCACTGGCCCTTACCGGTGAAACCCTGGTCCGACGGCTTGGCGCCGGTGCCGTCGATTTTGTCGGCGTGGTCGCCGGTCAGCTTCGCGACGTAGAGCGTGCCCTCGGACAGGATCTTCATGTTCTCGCGCCGGCTGGACGCGCTGGTGCCGGACTGCATCTTGCGCTTGGAGACGAATTTGTACATGTAGTCGAACTTTTCGTCGTCGCCGGTGTAGGCGACGACGTCACCGTTCGCGGTGACGTAGATGTTGGCGCCCTCGTGCTTGAGGCGGCCCATCGCGGAATGCTTGAGCGGCACCGAGTTCGGGTCCCACGGGTCGACCTCGACGACGTAGCCGAACCGGTTCGCCTCGAACGGTTCCTTCTCCAGGTCGAAGCGCTTGTCGGCGGTCTCCCAGCCGTTGGCGGTCTTGCCCGCGGCGAAACCGTAGCGCTTGGTGCGGGTATTGCCGATCTTGTCGCCGTTGGCGAAGTAGCCGTTGAAGTTCTCTTCACCGGAAAGCACGGTGCCCCAAGGGGTCACGCCGCCCGCGCAGTTGGCGAAGGTGCCCAGGATCTTGGTACCGGTCGGATCGGCGGAGGTGGTGACGAACGCGCTGCCCGCGGCCGGGCCGGTCAGCTTGAACTCGCTGGTCGCGGTGATGCGGCGGTTGTACTTGCCGAACACCGGAGTCAGCTTGCCGGTGCCGGATTCGCCCTTGACCTCGACGACCGACAGACCGTGCGCCGCCATGGTGATGGCGATCTGCTCGGGGGTCGGGGCGTCCTTGTTGTAGCCGCGGAACATGTGCGGGCCGGTGGTGTACTCGTGATTGACGACCAACAGATAGGAGTTGGCCTGGCCCTCGATGGGCATCAGGGCCGCGAAGTCGCTGTTGTAGCCGAACTGCTTGGCCTGCGCCGCGGCGGACTGCTTGTCGAAGTCGAACGCGGGCGCGTCGGCGAAAATCGGGTCGCCCCAGCGGATTACGACACCCTGCTCGTAGCCCTCGGGGATGACGACCGCGTCTTCCTTGTTCGGGGCGACGGCGGTGAAGGCGGTGCCGGTGCCGGGCGTACCCGCGGCCTTGGCCACCGGGGTCGGCGCGTCGGTGGGCGTGTCGGCGCCACAGGCGGCCAGGGCGCTGCCGGCGCCGACCGCGAGCACGGCGGCCGCGCCACCCTTGATCAGGCCGCGGCGGTTCAGCGAGGCGACGAGGTCACCGAAGTACTCGCCCCCGGAGGTGTTGGGCACCTCGTGGAAGCAGGCATTGCCACACTTGTATTCACAGGTCACGGCGGCACGCGACGACTGGCCGTCGTGCTTGACGAAGAGGGCTAGCGGTTTCACGGTAACTCCTGAACTCGGGCTGTCGAGGCGCACGCTAAACCGCGGAAACCAGCCCAAGGAAACGCGAAGGTGAACGGCCGACCAATTAGGTAACCCTCAGTTTGCTGCGGAAATGACGAATCCCGGTGCGGGCCAGCTGTACTGGCGAACACCGGGATTATGGGACTTCGGAGCGGATTTCGCGGGGGCTTCACGCGTTGACCGGCAGCGACAGGACGACCTCCTTCTCGTTCCCGGGCAGGTAGTGCACCTGCACGATCCGGCCGACCTGCACGCCGCCGACCATGGCGGGCGGCAGGAACTTCTCCGCCTGCGTGCCGAAGGTGCTGCCGTCGGGGCGGGTCACGACCAGCCCGAGCTCGATGCGCGAGTGCCCGTCGCGAATCTCCCCCGGCACCGACAGCGACTGCACGACCGCCTGCGCCTGCACACCGCGGGCGGCGATATCCAGCTTGGCCGGGGTGGTGAAGCCCTTGCGGATCATGGACTGGTTCATCGCCCGCTGTGCCTCGGTGGCGTCACCGGACATGTCGACCTCGACCTTGCCGGGGCGCTCCGGCAGATACCGCACCGGCAGCACCACGCCCGGGCGGAGCAGGGCCAGCTCGGTGAGCGGCACGATCATGCGTGCGGTGGCGTCGAAGACCTTGCCGTCCACGCCTTCCACGCTGAAGTCGACCCGCACCTGTGGCTGATCGTTGACGGTGACGCCGGTGTGGTGGAACGACTTCACGGTGCCGATGCCGAGCAGGCCGTGGCGGAATTCGGAGCTGTTGTTGCCGGTGAAGGCCTGCAAGATGCCCTCGCCGGTGAAGGCGAACACGATGGGGACGATGGTCAGCGCGATGATCGGCAGTGCCATCTGCGGCCCGACCCAGGGCATGGCGAACGGGTCGGAGGTGTCGGCCATCAGGCCGTGGAACAGGTAGTAGCCGATGGCGAAGGCGCCGAAGACGAGGGCGGCGGTGCGGGCTTTGGTGCGCATGGTGGTCTCCTGGAGGTGTTGCCCCGCGCTCCCGCATCGGTTGCGGGAGCGCGGGATTCGGATGGTTGGGTGATCAGCCGACGATGGTCGAGCACGCGAAGGTGATGTCGAACTTCGCGGCGGGCGCACCGGCCATCGGGTTGGTCATATCCGGGACCCCGACGCCCTCGCCGGTCACCTTGTAGGTGTTGCCGTCCTTGACGAGCTTGGCCGAGCCGCCGGGCTGGCCGTTGCCGTAGCCGACCGCGTAGGGCAGGCCGTTCGAGCCGCCCTTGCTGCCCGCGATACCGACGGCCTGCACGGTGTCACCGCTGATGGTGGCGCTGACGGTGAGCTGGCCGTGGGCGGCGTTGTTGTTATCGGTCAGCGCGAGGGCGAGGATGCCGCCCTGCTTGGCGCAGGTGGTGTCGAAGCTGGCCGTGAGCGCCTTGCCGTCGACCGAGGCGGCGGACTTGCCCGCCGGAGCGGGGGCCGGGGCCGCGGAGGTGGCGGGCTTGTCGGCGGGGGCGGGGTTGCTGCTCTTCGCGTCGTCGCCACAGGCGGTGAGGCCCAGGGCGAGGGCGGAGGTGGCGGCGATGACAGCGGCGGCGGTCTTGATGTTCATGGTTTCTTCCTTTGTGTTTCGTGTGGTCCGGCCCTTGTCGGTGCCGTTGAAAGAAAGGTAGAAACGATTCGCGCCCTACCGATCCCAGGTTTGCGCCGTCCGGAATCCGGAAAACTCCGTTAACCTGGTCGAATGCGACGACCGCGCGCCATGGTGCTGGATGAGGTGTGGCGCGAGCTCGACGGTGTCGAAGCGCTCAGCGGGCCCCAGGGTGGGCCGTTGCGGCGCACGGTGAAGCTGCTGCTGGACCCGCTGGTGATCCGGCCGGTGCAGAATCCGAGTTGCGCGGGGCCGCTGGTCACCGCGGACGGCGCGACACTGCTCGCGACCCGGGTGCACGCGAGCGCGGACGTGCTGCGGGC
Coding sequences within:
- the leuS gene encoding leucine--tRNA ligase encodes the protein MQDNRVNDSDVPEQRYSADLAGRIERRWQQNWVERGTFHAPNPTGPLSGETPADKLFVQDMFPYPSGAGLHVGHPLGYIATDVFARYHRMQGRNVLHALGYDAFGLPAEQYAVQTGAHPRDTTMSNISTMQRQLDRLGLGHDRRRSFATTDPEYYKWTQWIFLRIYNAWYDQEADRARPIAELEAQFVSGARPAPEGQAWASMSPAERSALIDSYRLVYQTDSVVNWCPGLGTVLSNEEVTADGRSERGNFPVFRKRLWQWMMRITAYSDRLVDDLDLLDWPDNVKSMQRNWIGRSRGAQVKFDSAAGPIEVFTTRPDTLFGATYMVLAPEHELVDRLVTAAYPEGTDPRWTNASTTPAEAVAAYRKSIAAKSDLERQENKDKTGVFLGAYAVNPANGAQVPVFIADYVLSGYGTGAIMAVPGHDHRDWDFATAFGLPIVEVIAGGDVHEAAYSGDGKLVNSSYLDGLSVEEAKATIIARLEADGHGQGTVQYKLRDWLFARQRYWGEPFPIVYDETGAAHALPESMLPVELPEMEDFAPVTFDADDANSEPSPPLAKATDWVNVELDLGDGPKMYRRDTNVMPNWAGSSWYQLRYTDPTNSEAFCAKENESYWVGPRPAEHGPNDPGGVDLYVGGVEHAVLHLLYARFWQKVLFDLGDVSGREPYRRLFNQGYIQAFAYTDARGAYVPAAEVTERDGKFFWNDNEVFQEYGKIGKSLKNAISPDEMCDLYGADTFRFYEMSMGPLDTSRPWATKDVVGAHRFLQRVWRLVVDEETGAIRVTEDDPSNETARLLHKTIAGVDEDYAALRDNTAGAKLIELTNHLTKNYPQGAPRHVVESLILMLAPLSPHIAEELWERLGHPESLAHGPFPVADPAMLVDETVEYPIQVNGKVRSRIQVPADADNATIEAAALADEKIAALLNGAAPRKLIVVPGRLINIVA
- a CDS encoding Uma2 family endonuclease encodes the protein MSAPDEQPELRLTAEEFAEGRADGLGDIEIVDGRVVRMMAQSPLHSRVVRRMAGLLEAARRPGGPCLVVDSDVAARFADADSAAADRKLNIRYPDIWIRDCEPYDLNSVRDHILLVVEVTSESTIDVDITDKRIQYATAGIPCYLIVRLDQKEQRIEEIEEYRLDWSGRRYRAHDVHRRVLLLDEPLEATIPFEVLEQA
- a CDS encoding SdpI family protein, with product MFVVALALFVLALVAIATGVLGLTGRLPRNRFVGVHTESALSTDETFRIANRVAAPTSVAAGALLFAGGLIASQAGVVVGLIVALVSAAVALFTLGGGAIAADKAIASLVPVQSGCGSSCGSCSLRDTCAPSN
- a CDS encoding SDR family oxidoreductase; translated protein: MTTAVTSLPKPTALITGASRGLGAAIARELAPAYELLLGARTADSLQPILAELPDATGWPVSLTDYPAVAEAVSRIERLDVLVHNAGVADIGTIAESSVEQWRNTLEANVIAVAELTRLLLPALRRANGHVVLINSGAGLRANAGWASYAASKFGLKAFGDALRLEEPQLRVTSIHPGRIDTDMQRAIIAGEGREYQPEEFLTPQTVAWTVRNALDTPRDAHPTEIVLRPYS
- a CDS encoding polysaccharide deacetylase family protein produces the protein MLAAGTAVALTACTKAEGEPLEARSVADVPKLPNPLPPTPRLPPPPGGPKTPIPAQTITALPGPGSSLALTVDDGASPEVVGAYIQFAKDTGARFTFFVTAHYDSWSIHRAALRPLVDSGQIQLANHTWSHADLTAISGSTVAYQLETAKTYLHNNFGTDGTPYYRPPFGRHNGTVDRIAADLGYTVPTMWYGSLSDSGVITEDYLIECAHKYFNPQTIIIGHANAPAVTHCYGQLVDIIKERNLSMVTLNDVLLPPN
- a CDS encoding G1 family glutamic endopeptidase produces the protein MDKRSKRFILSVPLAAVLGFGLLQIPSATAKPQAAQVYSGYSAQPADEAPIKSVTARWTQPAISCNAFASLTGGLENMIGTGSALIQTPGMLANPLGLVVTQFVPHMSYWVGLVGGEGRDMTLIQTGTSAACVLGVVEYGGFFEAPSLRNQKSPEAWTDPGVAPGDVMRATVTWDGADSYRLVLENTTAGWSKEDTMELAGITPQLALAVGETIPCNSPDFTPVEFTEVTADGKPFGDYEVRSWSISPCTPIAPGPLEGESFTITQPEGVVSDTRPNGS
- a CDS encoding amylo-alpha-1,6-glucosidase — encoded protein: MAHPGFTPTQLAARAAYLLRGNDLGTMTSAAPRLYPHMWSWDAAFVAVGLAPLSVERAVIELDTLLSAQWKNGMIPHIVFANGVDGYFPGPARWECRKLAANAPDGPDTSGITQPPVHAIAVQRILDHSRRHGRSTRAVAEEFLNRRWPDLVRWHRWLAHARDPKETGRITLYHGWESGMDNSPRWDRAYENVIPGVLPPYQRADTAIVPDPTQRPSDREYDRYLWLVEQMRRAGYDDYQLTSTMSFAVEDVFVTAIFALACEVLAHIGEEYKQPLADVRDLHTWAERFRAGVVETTDARTGMARDFDVRLQRPIVTETLAVFAPLISGGLPRDAERSLLRLFEGPSYCGHPDLRYALPPSTSPVSKDFRPREYWRGPVWPVMSWLFSWAFARRGWAERAFMLRAEGLRQASDGSFAEYYEPFTGEPLGSMQQSWTAASVLDWLG